In Thermococcus camini, a genomic segment contains:
- the thiD gene encoding bifunctional hydroxymethylpyrimidine kinase/phosphomethylpyrimidine kinase: MAVLIVAGLDTGGGAGLKADIETVSALGEHPLPVLTSVTYQNPEKVSGYFSLPAEVVREEIRAVRGHFDIKAVKVGMLGSGEIAKVVAKETEDLKRVFDPVMASSTGERLIDDLESLKVLVKGSIVTPNVPEAEALSGLKIHSLEDMKESAKAIAEELGAEAVIVKGGHLDLTDLLHWNGEFFEFKGRKVDSFTHGTGCAFSSALAAFLTKGLELPKAVERAKRFVENSIRFSKAEARAVNPLWELQRDAHRFRAREELEKAVEELVKLGERLNPHVPEVGTNFALTTPLGEVFAVKGRIVRYEKTIKPVGPVELNASDHLRRALLKMREFYPEVRAVLNLRYSEGLIERAKKLGLAVSFYNRREEPEDVKRAERGTMEWGIETAVRRAEKRPDVIYHLGDWGKEPMVLVFGRDAREVVERVRVLLSPSPR, encoded by the coding sequence ATGGCCGTTTTGATTGTAGCCGGCCTCGACACCGGCGGTGGAGCGGGTCTAAAAGCGGACATCGAGACGGTCTCGGCTTTAGGGGAGCACCCGCTCCCGGTTCTCACTTCGGTTACCTACCAGAACCCCGAGAAGGTTTCCGGCTATTTTTCCCTTCCAGCGGAGGTCGTGAGGGAGGAGATACGGGCCGTTAGGGGGCACTTCGATATTAAGGCAGTCAAAGTGGGCATGCTTGGGAGCGGGGAGATAGCCAAGGTCGTCGCCAAGGAGACGGAGGACTTAAAGAGGGTCTTCGATCCGGTGATGGCTTCGAGCACCGGTGAGAGGCTCATTGACGACCTCGAGTCGCTCAAGGTCCTCGTGAAGGGCTCAATAGTTACCCCAAACGTCCCGGAGGCCGAAGCTCTAAGCGGTCTTAAAATCCACTCCCTCGAGGACATGAAGGAATCAGCAAAGGCCATCGCCGAGGAGCTTGGAGCAGAGGCGGTGATAGTCAAAGGCGGGCACCTGGACCTAACCGACCTCCTCCACTGGAACGGGGAGTTCTTCGAATTTAAGGGAAGAAAAGTTGATAGCTTCACCCACGGAACGGGCTGTGCCTTCTCCTCGGCTTTGGCCGCTTTTCTGACGAAGGGCCTTGAGCTTCCTAAAGCTGTAGAAAGGGCCAAGCGCTTCGTCGAAAACTCCATACGGTTCTCAAAAGCCGAAGCGAGGGCCGTCAATCCACTCTGGGAGCTCCAGAGGGATGCCCACCGCTTTAGAGCAAGGGAGGAGCTTGAAAAGGCCGTTGAAGAGCTCGTGAAGCTTGGTGAAAGACTTAACCCCCACGTTCCCGAGGTGGGAACCAACTTCGCCCTAACAACTCCCCTTGGAGAGGTCTTCGCGGTGAAGGGCAGAATCGTCCGCTACGAAAAAACGATAAAGCCCGTCGGGCCGGTCGAATTGAACGCCAGCGACCACCTGAGGAGGGCTTTGCTTAAGATGCGAGAGTTCTATCCAGAGGTTAGAGCCGTCCTGAACCTGCGCTATTCGGAAGGGCTGATAGAGCGGGCCAAAAAGCTCGGCCTAGCGGTTTCCTTCTACAACAGGCGGGAGGAGCCGGAGGATGTAAAGAGAGCCGAGAGGGGAACGATGGAGTGGGGAATAGAGACTGCCGTAAGAAGGGCAGAAAAAAGGCCCGACGTGATATATCACCTTGGCGACTGGGGCAAGGAGCCGATGGTTCTGGTCTTCGGAAGGGACGCGCGGGAGGTGGTGGAGAGGGTCAGGGTTCTCCTTTCTCCCTCTCCTCGATGA
- a CDS encoding formate--phosphoribosylaminoimidazolecarboxamide ligase, with the protein MIISTIASHSSLQILLGAKREGFRTRLYVKPGRKAFYSSIPLVDEIVVTENMREVLGDDGIIVPHGSFVAYLGIEAIEKARAKFFGNKRFLKWETTFELQDKALDEAGIPMVEVIEPEEAKPDELYFVRLEGPRGGSGHFLAYGYELEEKTKGLSEPYRIERFTDGVYLYVHFFYSPISNRLELFGVDERLVIADANKRRPFRTLPYTIAGNKAVALRESLIPVLYDYGLAFVEAMEELEPPGIIGPFALHFAYNGEFRCIGFASRIDGGSNAKHWYSALYWERSMLMGERIAREIKFALEEDRLKEVVT; encoded by the coding sequence ATGATAATCTCCACCATAGCTTCCCATTCCTCACTTCAGATACTCCTGGGGGCAAAGAGAGAGGGCTTCAGAACGAGGCTCTACGTCAAACCGGGCAGAAAGGCTTTCTATTCCTCCATCCCGCTTGTCGATGAAATCGTCGTAACGGAAAACATGAGGGAAGTACTCGGTGATGACGGCATCATCGTACCCCACGGCTCTTTCGTGGCATACCTTGGCATAGAGGCCATCGAGAAAGCAAGGGCTAAGTTCTTCGGCAACAAGCGTTTCCTCAAGTGGGAGACGACCTTTGAACTGCAGGATAAGGCCCTCGACGAGGCAGGGATTCCGATGGTTGAAGTCATCGAGCCCGAAGAGGCTAAGCCAGACGAGCTTTACTTTGTCCGCCTTGAGGGACCGAGGGGCGGAAGCGGGCACTTCTTGGCTTACGGTTATGAACTGGAGGAGAAGACCAAAGGCCTGAGCGAACCCTACAGGATTGAACGCTTCACAGACGGCGTTTACCTCTACGTCCACTTCTTCTATTCGCCGATTTCAAACCGTTTGGAGCTCTTTGGCGTTGATGAGCGCCTGGTCATCGCGGACGCAAACAAGAGGCGGCCCTTCAGGACCCTCCCATACACCATAGCAGGAAACAAGGCCGTAGCGCTGAGAGAGTCGCTCATTCCAGTGCTCTACGATTACGGATTGGCCTTCGTCGAGGCCATGGAGGAGCTTGAACCTCCCGGCATCATAGGTCCCTTCGCCCTCCACTTCGCCTACAATGGTGAATTCCGCTGCATAGGCTTCGCCTCGCGCATAGACGGCGGCAGCAATGCCAAACACTGGTACTCGGCCCTCTACTGGGAGAGGTCGATGCTCATGGGCGAGAGGATAGCGCGCGAGATTAAGTTCGCCCTCGAGGAGGACCGCCTTAAGGAGGTGGTAACTTGA
- the thiC gene encoding phosphomethylpyrimidine synthase ThiC, whose product MTQLEEAKRGVITEEMKFIAEREGIDPEKLRRSVAKGHTVIFRNVRHDWVKPVAVGEAVRVKINANIGTSRDIIDVEAEIEKAKVAIRYGADTIMDLSTGGDLDEIRKRIMHAVDVPIGTVPIYQAAEEMLAKGKAIIEMTEDDMWRAVEKHFKDGVDYTTIHVGVTREVVEKMKRVKRVVGMVSRGGTFLAAWILHWGEENPFYRDYDYLLDLAKEYDVVLSLGDGLRPGGLPDAGDELQIAELYTLGRLVKHAREAGVQTMVEGPGHVPIDQIPAQVKLAKVATDNAPFYVLGPLVTDIFPGYDHITAAIGGAIAALNGADFLCYVTPAEHLGLPTVEHVREGVIAARIAAHAVNLTRFEADFRKDYLMSVARGRLDWAKQFELSGDRDRFIEIRKERPTKTEACSMCGDLCAIKLINDMLRKGEAE is encoded by the coding sequence ATGACCCAGCTTGAGGAAGCAAAGCGGGGCGTAATCACGGAGGAGATGAAGTTCATCGCCGAGAGGGAAGGTATAGACCCCGAAAAGCTCAGGAGGAGCGTGGCCAAAGGACACACCGTCATCTTCCGCAACGTCCGCCACGACTGGGTGAAGCCGGTAGCTGTCGGGGAAGCTGTCCGCGTTAAAATCAACGCCAACATCGGCACCTCCCGCGACATTATAGACGTCGAGGCCGAGATAGAGAAGGCTAAGGTGGCCATAAGATACGGGGCAGACACCATAATGGACCTCTCCACCGGCGGTGACCTCGATGAAATAAGAAAGCGCATAATGCACGCCGTTGATGTGCCAATCGGCACCGTTCCAATCTACCAGGCCGCCGAGGAGATGCTAGCAAAGGGGAAGGCCATCATCGAGATGACCGAGGACGACATGTGGAGGGCCGTTGAGAAGCACTTCAAAGATGGAGTTGATTACACCACTATTCACGTTGGAGTAACCAGGGAAGTCGTCGAGAAGATGAAGCGGGTAAAGAGAGTTGTCGGCATGGTCTCGCGCGGAGGAACATTTTTGGCGGCATGGATACTTCACTGGGGCGAGGAGAACCCCTTCTACAGGGACTACGACTACCTCCTTGATCTGGCCAAGGAGTACGACGTCGTTCTCAGCCTCGGCGACGGGTTAAGACCGGGTGGACTTCCAGATGCCGGCGATGAGCTTCAAATAGCGGAACTCTACACCCTCGGGAGGCTCGTGAAGCACGCGAGGGAAGCCGGCGTTCAGACGATGGTCGAGGGGCCGGGCCACGTCCCGATTGACCAGATTCCGGCCCAGGTGAAGCTCGCCAAGGTTGCAACGGACAACGCGCCCTTCTACGTCCTCGGCCCGCTCGTCACGGATATCTTCCCGGGCTACGACCACATCACGGCGGCCATAGGCGGGGCGATAGCCGCTTTAAACGGCGCGGACTTCCTCTGCTACGTAACGCCGGCGGAGCACCTTGGACTGCCAACGGTGGAGCACGTGAGGGAGGGCGTGATTGCAGCAAGGATAGCAGCCCATGCGGTAAACCTGACGCGCTTCGAGGCGGACTTCAGGAAGGACTACCTCATGAGCGTCGCGAGGGGCAGGCTCGACTGGGCAAAGCAGTTCGAGCTGAGCGGGGACAGGGACAGGTTCATCGAGATAAGGAAGGAGAGGCCTACAAAGACCGAGGCCTGCTCGATGTGCGGTGACCTCTGCGCGATAAAGCTCATCAACGACATGCTGAGGAAGGGTGAGGCCGAGTGA
- a CDS encoding IMP cyclohydrolase: MTYTGRTLGIGLMNGEPFAFYLLCSRSFPKRKAIFKGRAVYIENMTETDNPYVSYPVVRLLDDYAVVTNGLQTDFIAQTLEWESPRKALVHVLDALDYERDSYSTPRIAGIVEHGNGKGWLGFAGRDEFWVKSLELKDGKAFVTATYNLSFAELDFPAFESAEELAEKAIELPFEKKVLAIGVAAEKKGWGLAVSP, translated from the coding sequence TTGACGTACACGGGTAGAACTCTGGGAATTGGCCTGATGAACGGCGAGCCCTTCGCCTTTTATTTGCTCTGCTCCCGCTCCTTCCCGAAGAGAAAGGCCATCTTTAAAGGGAGGGCAGTTTACATCGAGAACATGACGGAGACGGACAACCCCTACGTCAGCTACCCCGTGGTGAGGCTCCTCGATGACTATGCCGTCGTCACCAACGGCCTCCAGACGGACTTTATCGCTCAAACCCTTGAGTGGGAGAGCCCGAGGAAAGCCCTGGTTCATGTCCTGGATGCACTCGACTACGAGCGCGATTCCTACTCAACTCCGAGAATAGCTGGGATAGTTGAACACGGAAACGGTAAGGGCTGGCTGGGCTTCGCCGGCAGGGATGAGTTCTGGGTCAAATCGCTGGAGCTTAAAGATGGGAAGGCCTTCGTAACGGCAACCTACAACCTTAGCTTTGCTGAACTTGACTTTCCAGCCTTTGAGAGCGCTGAGGAGCTTGCCGAGAAGGCCATAGAGTTGCCCTTCGAGAAGAAGGTTCTGGCGATTGGGGTCGCGGCGGAGAAAAAGGGGTGGGGGCTGGCAGTCAGCCCCTAA
- a CDS encoding phosphoribosylaminoimidazolesuccinocarboxamide synthase, giving the protein MRLIYRGKTKDVYEDGPYLVFYFKDSLLGEDGREDTGGNEVIGERPGKGSAVLGQTEFFFSLLERNGIRTHFVERIDERRARFLKAERIPLETIYRFKAYGSFLRRYRGWVKSLQELGIVEFTLKDDSLGDPLITEEAISRLGIASEGELEKMKEVTKRVAEILEEFFSAKGLELIDFKLEFGRLNGELLVIDELSGDTMRVMKGGRLLSQEELLEVVE; this is encoded by the coding sequence GTGAGGCTCATCTACCGCGGCAAAACGAAGGACGTTTACGAGGATGGCCCGTATCTAGTCTTTTACTTCAAGGACTCCCTGCTGGGCGAAGACGGCAGAGAGGACACGGGTGGCAACGAGGTGATAGGCGAGAGACCAGGCAAGGGGAGTGCAGTTCTCGGGCAGACGGAGTTCTTCTTCAGCCTGCTGGAAAGGAACGGGATAAGGACCCACTTCGTCGAGCGGATTGACGAGCGGAGGGCGCGCTTTCTGAAGGCAGAGAGGATTCCGCTGGAGACTATATACCGCTTTAAGGCTTACGGAAGCTTCCTCAGGAGATACAGAGGCTGGGTGAAGTCCCTCCAAGAGCTGGGAATAGTTGAGTTCACCCTCAAGGACGACTCGCTCGGCGACCCCCTCATAACCGAAGAAGCAATATCACGGCTCGGTATAGCGAGCGAAGGGGAGCTGGAGAAAATGAAGGAGGTAACGAAAAGGGTCGCCGAAATCCTGGAGGAGTTCTTCTCCGCAAAGGGGCTTGAGCTAATAGACTTCAAGCTGGAGTTCGGCAGGCTGAATGGAGAGCTTCTGGTGATAGACGAGCTCAGCGGCGACACGATGCGCGTTATGAAGGGTGGAAGGCTTTTGAGCCAGGAAGAGCTCCTGGAGGTGGTAGAATGA
- a CDS encoding sulfide-dependent adenosine diphosphate thiazole synthase yields the protein MLREMEISRAIIEAYTGELLESLSLDVAIVGAGPSGMVAGYYLAKNGAKVAIFEKKLSIGGGIWGGAMGFNKIVVQEEAREILDEFGITYKPFGKGLYVADAIETATTIASKAVKAGVKIFNMVEVEDLVVKNDRVAGIVINWTPVLMTGLHVDPLTVEAKFVIDSTGHGAQISQHLVKRGLIEVPGEGPMWAEKGEELTVEHTREIFLGLYVTGMAANAIAGAPRMGPIFGGMFLSGRKAAFEILEKLR from the coding sequence ATGCTTAGGGAGATGGAGATAAGCAGGGCGATAATCGAGGCCTACACGGGGGAGCTTCTCGAGAGCTTAAGCCTTGATGTAGCGATAGTAGGTGCAGGCCCCTCCGGAATGGTGGCAGGTTATTACCTCGCCAAGAACGGGGCGAAGGTCGCGATATTCGAGAAGAAGCTCTCAATCGGCGGCGGAATCTGGGGCGGCGCGATGGGCTTCAACAAAATAGTCGTGCAGGAGGAAGCGAGGGAAATCCTCGACGAGTTCGGGATAACGTACAAGCCCTTCGGAAAAGGCCTCTACGTGGCAGATGCAATCGAGACGGCAACGACGATAGCGAGCAAGGCGGTGAAGGCCGGGGTAAAGATATTCAACATGGTCGAGGTCGAGGACTTAGTGGTTAAAAACGACCGCGTGGCCGGGATAGTGATCAACTGGACGCCGGTTCTCATGACGGGCCTCCACGTGGACCCGCTCACCGTCGAGGCGAAGTTTGTAATCGATTCAACGGGTCACGGTGCGCAGATAAGTCAGCACCTCGTTAAGAGGGGCCTCATTGAGGTTCCCGGGGAGGGCCCGATGTGGGCAGAGAAGGGGGAAGAGCTGACCGTTGAGCATACGAGGGAAATCTTCCTAGGTCTCTACGTCACCGGAATGGCCGCGAACGCGATAGCCGGAGCGCCGAGAATGGGACCGATATTCGGCGGAATGTTCCTCAGCGGGAGGAAAGCGGCCTTCGAAATTCTCGAAAAGCTGAGGTGA
- a CDS encoding RAD55 family ATPase — protein MDISKISTGIPGLDSMLQGGLIPGRVYLVKGAPGTGKTTLAMHFAMAGVANGENVLYVTLEEPAENLKVDMTRMGFNLRDPRFTLIDATPTAERYVLISDFFEEFAANIEKMADAIKRQFQERRYTRIVIDPITMLKMTATKETEYRKAFLSFVKSMIRLKTTVLLTSELERTDIEEYLVNGVIELKVFEVGGRLSRGIRITKLRGSGFDDAIRQYEITDHGMVVYHDRMVSLP, from the coding sequence ATGGATATATCAAAAATCTCAACGGGAATCCCTGGCCTGGACTCCATGCTTCAGGGAGGGCTTATACCCGGCAGAGTCTATCTTGTCAAAGGGGCTCCTGGAACCGGTAAGACCACCCTAGCCATGCACTTTGCAATGGCAGGCGTTGCCAATGGTGAAAACGTCCTCTACGTTACCCTGGAGGAGCCCGCCGAAAACCTGAAGGTGGATATGACCCGTATGGGCTTTAATCTCCGCGATCCGCGGTTTACTCTCATCGATGCGACCCCTACGGCAGAGCGCTACGTACTGATAAGCGACTTCTTTGAGGAGTTCGCGGCGAACATCGAGAAAATGGCGGACGCCATCAAACGCCAGTTCCAGGAGAGACGTTATACCAGAATAGTCATAGACCCCATCACAATGCTCAAGATGACCGCAACGAAAGAGACGGAGTACCGCAAGGCGTTCCTGAGCTTCGTTAAAAGCATGATACGGTTAAAAACCACAGTTCTGCTCACCTCCGAACTGGAAAGGACGGATATAGAGGAGTACCTTGTGAACGGGGTTATCGAGCTTAAAGTGTTTGAAGTGGGCGGCAGGCTCTCGAGGGGAATACGGATAACCAAGCTCAGAGGTAGTGGTTTCGACGACGCAATCCGACAGTACGAGATAACCGACCATGGTATGGTCGTGTATCACGACCGTATGGTATCTCTGCCGTGA
- a CDS encoding prolyl oligopeptidase family serine peptidase — MEDTHAWMENLEDERVIRLVEEENKRFREFIGELSDELFPEVWEYYSMPALYGAKLTDKGTIAMYKERERQLIRWLGGEVIVDSTALEEELNDEVLLQGFTADEKGRFLAYSFSIGGADEGITRIVDLKTGRLVDEMKPSVWNVTFLGDGYYFSRFYRHGETPDGVKAPAVRLFWKDGSGERMVFGEGLGSGYFISLRKSTDGKTAMVTVTFGWNRAEIYVGPIEEPGMWKKAYSAEVPAEPIDVIDGKLYVLTREGKGLGKVITVEDGEVTEIIPEGEFPLEWAIIVDGKILTGRLVHASHRLEVYSLDGEKLDEVTFDLPGSVYPLDTDGKRALLRYESFTVPYRLYGFDGKLNLIEGQEVEGDFRVEEDFAVSKDGTRVHYFLVKGTRDEKKAWVFGYGGFNISLTPRFFPQAIPFIKRGGTFAMANLRGGSEYGEEWHRAGMRENKGNVFDDFIAVLGKLKAEGYRVAAWGRSNGGLLVSATLVQRPDVMDAALIGYPVIDMMRFHKLYIGSVWIPEYGNPDDPEDREFLLKYSPYHNVKKQKYPPTLIYTGLHDDRVHPAHALKFFARMKEVSKDVYLRVETKSGHMGASPETRARELTDLVAFVVKMLWL, encoded by the coding sequence ATGGAAGACACTCACGCATGGATGGAGAACCTCGAAGATGAGCGGGTTATCAGGCTCGTTGAGGAGGAGAACAAGCGCTTCAGGGAGTTCATTGGGGAGCTGAGCGATGAACTGTTCCCGGAGGTATGGGAGTACTATTCGATGCCGGCCCTCTACGGCGCAAAGCTCACCGATAAGGGCACCATAGCGATGTACAAGGAGAGGGAAAGACAGCTCATCAGATGGCTCGGTGGAGAGGTCATAGTCGACTCCACGGCCCTTGAGGAGGAGCTCAACGACGAGGTTCTGCTCCAGGGCTTCACAGCCGATGAAAAGGGAAGGTTCCTGGCTTACAGCTTCTCGATAGGTGGGGCAGACGAGGGGATAACGAGAATCGTAGACCTCAAAACCGGAAGGCTCGTCGACGAGATGAAGCCCTCGGTCTGGAACGTGACCTTTCTTGGGGACGGCTACTACTTTTCCCGCTTCTACCGGCACGGTGAAACGCCCGATGGCGTTAAGGCTCCAGCGGTGAGGCTCTTCTGGAAGGACGGCAGTGGAGAGAGAATGGTCTTCGGGGAGGGTCTCGGCTCCGGCTACTTCATCTCGCTGAGGAAGAGCACCGACGGAAAGACTGCGATGGTAACCGTGACCTTCGGCTGGAACAGGGCGGAGATATACGTCGGGCCGATTGAGGAGCCGGGAATGTGGAAGAAGGCCTATTCGGCGGAGGTGCCTGCGGAGCCGATTGACGTGATCGACGGAAAGCTCTACGTCCTCACGAGGGAAGGAAAGGGCCTCGGAAAGGTTATAACGGTAGAAGACGGCGAAGTTACCGAGATCATCCCTGAAGGGGAATTCCCGCTGGAGTGGGCGATCATCGTGGACGGCAAAATCCTCACCGGCAGGCTCGTCCACGCGAGCCACCGGCTTGAGGTCTACTCGCTCGATGGAGAAAAGCTTGACGAAGTAACTTTTGACCTCCCGGGAAGCGTCTATCCACTCGACACCGACGGGAAGAGAGCTTTACTCCGCTACGAGAGCTTCACGGTTCCGTACAGGCTCTACGGGTTTGACGGGAAGCTCAACCTCATAGAGGGGCAAGAAGTTGAAGGGGACTTCAGGGTCGAGGAGGACTTTGCCGTCTCCAAAGACGGGACGAGGGTTCACTACTTCCTCGTTAAGGGAACCAGAGATGAGAAGAAGGCGTGGGTCTTCGGCTACGGCGGCTTCAACATTTCACTGACGCCCCGCTTCTTTCCTCAAGCGATACCCTTCATAAAGCGCGGCGGAACCTTCGCCATGGCCAACCTCCGCGGCGGTTCCGAGTACGGCGAGGAGTGGCACAGGGCAGGAATGAGGGAGAACAAAGGGAACGTCTTCGATGACTTCATAGCGGTTCTCGGCAAGCTCAAGGCAGAAGGCTATAGAGTTGCCGCATGGGGCAGGAGCAACGGTGGGCTTCTGGTCTCGGCAACGCTCGTCCAGCGGCCGGACGTGATGGACGCGGCGCTGATAGGCTATCCCGTCATAGATATGATGCGCTTCCACAAGCTCTACATCGGAAGCGTCTGGATTCCCGAGTACGGAAACCCCGACGACCCAGAGGACAGGGAGTTTCTGCTGAAGTACAGTCCCTACCACAACGTGAAAAAGCAAAAGTATCCGCCGACGCTCATCTACACCGGTCTCCACGACGACCGCGTGCATCCCGCCCATGCTCTTAAGTTCTTTGCCAGGATGAAGGAAGTCAGTAAAGATGTTTACCTCCGCGTGGAGACGAAGAGCGGCCACATGGGTGCCTCGCCGGAAACGAGGGCGAGGGAGCTGACCGACCTCGTGGCCTTTGTGGTTAAGATGCTGTGGCTCTAA
- a CDS encoding heparan-alpha-glucosaminide N-acetyltransferase, with protein MLGAEVYLKGRYWEVDLLRGIGIMMMVVSNFVTDLWLFLNYSGHRTFWFSFAIATASIFVFTSGLSFRISYSRAVKRNPQPYRKYFRRFLKLFGLGMLITLVTSILPGEMTIHFGILHFLGVATLLAVPFYRFGRKNVFWAFFFLFGHLLVRNLHDGLWLLPLGITPENYFAPDYFPIFPWFGVHLLGMAAGSVFYPGGTRKMHLSLPQSPAIHFITFAGRHTLAIYLLHQPVLVGLLRLIHGPISGLPI; from the coding sequence ATGCTCGGCGCCGAAGTGTACCTGAAGGGCCGGTACTGGGAGGTTGACCTCCTGCGCGGTATCGGAATAATGATGATGGTGGTCTCAAACTTTGTCACAGACCTCTGGCTCTTTCTCAACTACTCCGGGCACCGTACGTTCTGGTTTTCCTTCGCGATTGCCACCGCCTCGATATTCGTCTTCACATCGGGCCTCTCATTCAGGATAAGCTATTCCCGAGCGGTAAAGAGAAACCCCCAACCCTACCGGAAGTATTTCCGGCGCTTTCTCAAGCTCTTTGGCCTTGGTATGCTCATAACCCTCGTCACCTCAATTCTCCCGGGCGAAATGACGATTCACTTTGGAATCCTCCACTTCCTCGGCGTGGCCACCCTGCTGGCTGTTCCTTTCTATCGCTTTGGTAGGAAGAACGTCTTTTGGGCCTTCTTTTTCCTCTTCGGCCACCTCCTGGTAAGGAACCTCCACGACGGCCTCTGGCTCCTCCCCCTGGGCATCACGCCAGAGAATTACTTCGCCCCCGATTACTTCCCGATTTTCCCCTGGTTTGGGGTGCACCTCCTGGGAATGGCCGCGGGGAGTGTTTTCTACCCTGGAGGAACAAGAAAAATGCACCTTTCCCTGCCGCAGAGTCCCGCGATCCACTTCATAACCTTCGCGGGCAGGCACACCCTGGCAATCTACCTGCTCCACCAGCCGGTTCTCGTGGGCCTGCTGAGGCTTATCCACGGACCTATTTCGGGGCTTCCAATCTAA
- a CDS encoding sodium:solute symporter family protein yields the protein MVVAFILGGASWGATYGLGGIWYGFACGLGLLVLGLTLARPMRTLALYTVPDVLEMRYRSKTIRLLAALLSLLALVGILGAQVWAASAIFEAIGLPGTAGAVLATLVFIAYTAFSGLWAVALTDFVQVIIGSVGIFVAVVLGLIKVGGITGLRGALEGIQGLPQPASSYFSLTSLGVSLLALTLLATVMYTLIGQDFYQRLFAAKDEKTARRGAIYAGALLMALSFLPALAGMLAIALSGNPESIINSPKTAVPALVITVFGNGVGAIFVAAVLAAVMSTADSLLSAATSHVVRDIYASFINPEADEKKLLNLSVITTVAIGLLSLAAALTIQGIVELLIYSYDVYTSGVFIPLVLGIYWRRATKEGALAGMAAGSLTAVLGITGVVSFQYWEYIYVSGALVSAVVMVLVSLATRAEPLEGELEEAFSVRG from the coding sequence ATGGTGGTGGCTTTCATCCTGGGCGGAGCTAGCTGGGGAGCAACGTATGGGTTAGGTGGAATTTGGTACGGCTTCGCCTGTGGCCTGGGGCTTCTGGTTCTCGGTCTGACCCTTGCAAGGCCCATGCGCACGCTGGCACTTTACACCGTGCCGGACGTTCTGGAGATGCGTTATAGGAGCAAGACCATCCGTTTACTCGCCGCCCTGCTGTCGCTCCTGGCGCTCGTTGGCATACTGGGGGCACAGGTCTGGGCAGCCTCGGCGATCTTCGAGGCGATTGGACTGCCCGGCACGGCTGGAGCGGTGCTTGCGACGCTGGTCTTCATAGCCTACACTGCCTTTTCAGGACTGTGGGCGGTGGCACTTACGGATTTCGTTCAGGTAATCATCGGAAGCGTTGGAATCTTCGTGGCCGTGGTTCTCGGCCTCATAAAGGTGGGGGGAATAACCGGTCTGAGGGGTGCACTGGAGGGCATCCAAGGCCTTCCCCAGCCGGCCTCAAGCTACTTCAGCCTCACCTCGCTGGGAGTATCTCTCCTGGCCCTGACGCTCCTGGCCACGGTAATGTACACCCTCATTGGCCAGGACTTTTATCAGAGGCTGTTCGCAGCGAAGGACGAGAAGACAGCAAGGAGGGGCGCGATATACGCCGGTGCTCTGCTTATGGCACTCTCTTTCCTGCCGGCACTTGCAGGCATGCTCGCTATAGCTCTCTCAGGCAACCCGGAGTCAATAATAAACTCACCGAAGACCGCCGTGCCCGCGCTGGTCATCACAGTTTTCGGGAACGGCGTGGGGGCAATCTTCGTGGCGGCCGTTCTGGCCGCGGTGATGAGCACCGCCGATTCCCTACTATCAGCGGCAACATCCCACGTGGTGAGGGACATATACGCCAGCTTCATCAATCCCGAAGCCGACGAAAAGAAGCTGCTGAACCTTTCGGTGATAACCACTGTCGCCATCGGCCTGCTGTCCCTGGCAGCGGCGCTCACCATCCAGGGAATCGTGGAGCTGCTGATATACTCCTACGACGTGTATACCTCCGGCGTCTTCATACCCCTCGTGCTCGGCATTTACTGGAGACGGGCCACGAAAGAGGGCGCTCTGGCGGGTATGGCAGCAGGTTCCCTGACCGCGGTGCTCGGAATAACCGGTGTCGTGTCCTTCCAGTACTGGGAGTACATCTACGTCAGCGGGGCGCTGGTGTCGGCCGTGGTGATGGTGCTCGTGAGCCTCGCCACCAGGGCAGAGCCGCTTGAGGGGGAGCTGGAGGAGGCCTTTTCGGTTAGGGGCTGA